The nucleotide sequence GTCATGAGAGCGGGAATGCCGCCACAAAAAATCGAGCTATCCATGATTTCGGTCGCAAGGTTTTAGGGGGAGCGAGCCGTTTTGTCGATAGTTGGAGTTCGCAGCTGCATTTTTTACCACAGAGACACTGAGAACACAGTGGAATGCATGGGGTTCGATCTCTGTGCACTTTGTGTCTTAGTGGTAAATCTGGTTTCCGGCATTGACGGTTGGCGCTGACGCGGCAAGAGTTTGCCCATGACCAAGTATTTGCTCACTCCGATTCTATTGCTGGCCTTCTCCGTCAACGTTTTGGCGAAGGACAAGTATACGCCGATTTTTGACGGCAAAACGCTGAAGGGCTGGACACAGCGCAATGGGACGGCGACGTACCGCGTGGAGAATGGCGCGATTGTCGGCAAGACCAAGGAAGGCAGTCCAAATTCATTCCTCTGCTCAGACAAGCTCTACGGCGATTTTGATCTGAAGTTTGAGGTGAAGGTGGACAACGGCCTGAACAGCGGCGTGCAGATCCGCTCGCAGACCAAGGACGGCCCCAAAGGTCGCGTGAACGGGCCGCAGGTGGAGATCGAAATGAGCGGCAAAAACGGCGCGGAATCCGGATACATTTATGGCGAGGCAGCCGGTGGCTGGATGACGCCCGCTGACAAGCGCAAGCCGCACAAGCATTTCAAGGACGGCCAATGGAACGCCTACCGCGTAGTGGCCAAGGGCGCGCACATTCAGGTGTGGATTAACGGCGCGCAGATTTCCGACCTCGTGCATGAGGAGAAATTCAAGAGCCATCCCAAGGGGTTCATTGGCCTGCAAGTGCACGGCATTCGCAAAGGCAGCGGGCCCTTCGAGGTGAGCTGGCGTAACTTGGGCATCATCGAACTGAAGTAACCTTTAAGACCTCGACCATGAAAAAGTTTTTCCTCATCGCATTCCTCGGGCTTGCCACGCTGGTGCAGGCGGACGACCAGGGCTGGGTCACGCTCTACAACGGCAAAGACCTCACCGGCTGGCAGACCACCGGCAATTGGCTCCCGCAACAGGACGGTTCCCTGCTCATCAAACCGCGCAAAGGGGAACGTGGCTGGCAACGCTACAGCGCCTACCTCTGGAGCGAGAAAAAGTACAAGGACTTCGTCCTGCACGTGGAATACAAGTACCCGCCCAAGGGCAATAGCGGCATTCACTTCCGCGTAGGCGACCTGAAAAACCCGGTGCACACGGGCATCGAGGCGCAGGTGCTTGATTCGTACGGCAAAAAGAAAGTGGGCCCGCACGATCACGGCGGCATCATCCGCACGGTGGGCGCGTCCAAAAACATGTCCAAGAAACCCGGCGAATGGAACACCATGATCGTCACCTGCAAAGGGTCCCACCTGAAAGTAACCCTGAACGGCGAACAGATCGTGGATGTGCAACTCGACAAAACCCCGATGAAAGATCGCCCGCTCGAGGGCTACATCGGCCTGCAGGATCACGGCGAGCCGAACAACCTCCACTTCCGCAACATCAAGATCAAAGAACTGAAATGAGCGATCCGGTTCAAAACCCGCCCGCCAACATGCCCCGCATCATCGCCGGGGTGTACTACAACGATTCCAAGACCGGGCTGGAGTTTCTGGAAAACGCATTTGGTTTCAAAGCCCGCTGCAAATACCCCGGCCCGGATGGCCAGATCATGCACTCCGAGCTGGAGCTGGAAGACGGCCTCATCTTCGTCGGCCAAGCCTGCCAGGAAAATCTCTGCAGCCCCGCCGCCGTGGACGGCAACAACACCATCAGCCTCTACGTGTATGTGAAGGACGTAGACGCCCACTGCGAACACGCCCGAGCTAACGGCGCGGAGATTGTGGCTGAACCCACCGACCAATTTTACGGCGACCGGCACTACACCGCCAAGGACCCCGAAGGCCGACTCTGGACCTTCGGCCAGCACGTCCGCGACGTCTCCGAAGAAGAATGCCTCGAAGCCATGAAGCAAATGGGCGGCGGAGAGTGAGCCTCACCCTGCGAAGGGATCCAAAAATCGCACCCCGGTCTCAGCCAAGTCCTTGGTGTTGCGCGTCACGAAAATCAATCCGTGCACATTAGCTGTGGCGGCCATAAGACTATCGGCCACGGGTAAGGGACGCATGGCGTTGAGGCGGCCCCACTCCACGGCAATCATCGAAGTAACGGGGAGGATGCGGTTTTCATATCGCTGGTGGATATTTTGCAGCCATATTTCTAAATGTTTGGCGGTAGCCGGATCGCGCGGCTTCAAGCGGT is from Limisphaerales bacterium and encodes:
- a CDS encoding DUF1080 domain-containing protein; amino-acid sequence: MTKYLLTPILLLAFSVNVLAKDKYTPIFDGKTLKGWTQRNGTATYRVENGAIVGKTKEGSPNSFLCSDKLYGDFDLKFEVKVDNGLNSGVQIRSQTKDGPKGRVNGPQVEIEMSGKNGAESGYIYGEAAGGWMTPADKRKPHKHFKDGQWNAYRVVAKGAHIQVWINGAQISDLVHEEKFKSHPKGFIGLQVHGIRKGSGPFEVSWRNLGIIELK
- a CDS encoding DUF1080 domain-containing protein — protein: MKKFFLIAFLGLATLVQADDQGWVTLYNGKDLTGWQTTGNWLPQQDGSLLIKPRKGERGWQRYSAYLWSEKKYKDFVLHVEYKYPPKGNSGIHFRVGDLKNPVHTGIEAQVLDSYGKKKVGPHDHGGIIRTVGASKNMSKKPGEWNTMIVTCKGSHLKVTLNGEQIVDVQLDKTPMKDRPLEGYIGLQDHGEPNNLHFRNIKIKELK
- a CDS encoding VOC family protein, with amino-acid sequence MSDPVQNPPANMPRIIAGVYYNDSKTGLEFLENAFGFKARCKYPGPDGQIMHSELELEDGLIFVGQACQENLCSPAAVDGNNTISLYVYVKDVDAHCEHARANGAEIVAEPTDQFYGDRHYTAKDPEGRLWTFGQHVRDVSEEECLEAMKQMGGGE
- a CDS encoding type II toxin-antitoxin system VapC family toxin codes for the protein MRKGRRCDSAVARWVEPVDAANLWISVLALVEIRNGIDRLKPRDPATAKHLEIWLQNIHQRYENRILPVTSMIAVEWGRLNAMRPLPVADSLMAATANVHGLIFVTRNTKDLAETGVRFLDPFAG